A section of the Telopea speciosissima isolate NSW1024214 ecotype Mountain lineage chromosome 3, Tspe_v1, whole genome shotgun sequence genome encodes:
- the LOC122655295 gene encoding protein FAR1-RELATED SEQUENCE 12-like, whose amino-acid sequence MDTDQLEGLYNAFIEGENNIMDQNETGSSDVFNDEMDSDSTSSQEENDSHNGNISMEDEENNSFQSNESDSYTTSSENDLVDEFNEEECLEDLGLDETVHKTLHSRVDNHAISRYYVYSNQGEKSLNDKRGRMDYKPRAIKKTNCKALMRIKFNNGVWTVDMYEKEHNHPLVDKNESFRLRSHKKNDRSTTELIQRLRKYGNLLRSERRNCVGVDCQQAINYLDNKRTSDAGFFYAVRVNEGQQLTGIFWVDSRARKQYKNFGDVIVFDTTYKKNKYKFPFAPFTGVNHHMQSTLFGCGLIADETKESFIWLFKTWLQAMLNIHPKAILTDEDPGIMKAIKQVFPLTGHRLCGWQLEKHRINHMRPLYKRYPDLKAVYRSCINDSKTPFDFEEIWDNMIQRYNLEDHKWLKKHFRICQHWVPCYYIDIFFAGHKIEHQASNVYTKKVFKVFSVEWFACFGLEASQCDDKITVMRYKVCSRDGDREIHVNYVLDNQEDEITICDCKMFEQKGILCKHILKIYVITDRSQIPHHYIMLRWIKGARYIESGLDEGSSKRQPQQPVWILHDIAHRLASEGSLSQERYNVAHRVLNDGLQEVLRLQAI is encoded by the exons ATGGACACTGATCAGTTAGAAGGTTTATATAATGCATTTATTGAGGGTGAAAACAATATAATGGATCAAAATGAAACTGGTTCTAGTGATGTATTTAATGATGAGATGGATAGTGATAGCACCTCAAGTCAAGAAGAAAATGATAGTCATAATGGTAATATTAGTatggaagatgaagaaaacAATTCTTTCCAAAGTAATGAGAGTGACTCTTACACCACATCTTCTGAGAATGATTTAGTTGATGAGTTTAATGAGGAAGAATGCTTGGAGGATTTGGGTTTGGATGAAACAGTTCACAA GACGTTGCACTCAAGAGTTGATAATCATGCCATATCAAGATACTATGTATATTCAAATCAAGGTGAAAAATCTTTAAATGACAAAAGGGGGCGAATGGATTACAAGCCTCGTGCAATAAAGAAAACTAATTGTAAGGCTTTAATGAGGATCAAGTTCAATAATGGGGTGTGGACAGTGGATATGTATGAAAAGGAGCACAATCACCCATTAGTGGATAAGAATGAGTCATTTAGACTTAGATCACACAAGAAAAATGATAGAAGTACAACTGAACTTATACAACGGCTCCGTAAGTACGG GAATCTGTTGAGGTCCGAGAGAAGGAATTGTGTAGGGGTTGATTGTCAACAAGCAATCAACTACTTAGACAACAAGAGGACCTCAGATGCAGGATTCTTTTATGCAGTCCGTGTTAACGAGGGCCAACAGTTAACAGGGATTTTTTGGGTGGATAGTCGTGCTCGAAAACAGTATAAGAATTTTGGTGACGTAATTGTGTTTGACAcaacttacaaaaaaaataagtataaGTTCCCATTTGCTCCTTTCACTGGTGTTAATCACCACATGCAATCTACATTGTTTGGTTGTGGTCTAATAGCCGATGAGACGAAAGAATCTTTTATATGGTTATTTAAAACATGGCTTCAAGCTATGCTTAATATCCACCCGAAGGCGATCTTGACAGATGAAGACCCGGGAATAATGAAAGCAATTAAGCAAGTTTTTCCATTGACTGGCCATCGACTTTGTGGATGGCAATTGGAGAAGCATAGGATCAATCACATGAGGCCACTGTACAAGAGATATCCGGACTTGAAGGCAGTGTATAGAAGTTGTATTAATGAttctaagacaccctttgactTTGAGGAGATATGGGATAATATGATACAAAGATATAATTTGGAGGATCATAAGTGGCTTAAGAAGCACTTTAGAATATGCCAACATTGGGTGCCTTGTTATTATATTGACATCTTTTTTGCTG GTCATAAAATCGAGCATCAAGCAAGTAATGTTTATACGAAAAAGGTGTTCAAGGTTTTCTCAGTAGAGTGGTTTGCATGTTTTGGTCTTGAGGCAAGTCAATGCGATGATAAAATCACTGTTATGAGGTACAAGGTTTGTTCAAGAGATGGGGATCGAGAGATACATGTGAACTATGTGTTGGATAACCAAGAGGATGAAATCACTATTTGTGACTGTAAGATGTTTGAGCAGAAAGGGATACTTTGCAAGCATATCCTTAAGATTTATGTGATAACGGACAGATCCCAAATTCCTCATCATTATATTATGCTTAGATGGATCAAAGGTGCCCGTTATATTGAGTCTGGACTTGACGAAGGCTCATCTAAACGACAACCCCAACAACCTGTGTGGATTCTTCATGACATTGCCCACCGGTTAGCAAGTGAAGGATCTCTATCTCAAGAGAGGTATAATGTTGCTCATAGAGTGTTGAATGATGGTCTACAAGAGGTGTTGAGATTGCAAGCAATTTGA